The Celeribacter marinus genome window below encodes:
- a CDS encoding sensor histidine kinase — MMTAPDPHQPIAAKAPAPRRAGLAVVFALAAAVFGAAVYEFAYRAELDQAAARGRSDLALASDRLTTGLQRYRELAVFLADHPTTLTTILEGGNARSQVEAADALLLSMADKTGAKSISIVSRKGYVLADTGDAIRLSSGATVAFKRALDGALGVAHYVDDAGRRRFMFAAPVFYPGGASRGAVLVSVDVGELEWSWPTDPSATYFTDRAGVVFVANRGELVLRGGIGGDLPVIRARITSGHEVFDLDAGPYIPSRALHLTQSLPVIELTGELLLDLAPVRALARLQSGFATALFLTFGAFAWVAMERRRTLAEANSRLEARVAKRTHALEAANRELKREITEREETEARLKRAQADLVQAGKLSALGEMSAGISHELNQPLMAIRSFAENAQAFLERERADEAAQNLGRISELARRMGRIIKNLRAFARQENEAITDVDLCAVIDATLEMTGAKIAAAGVTVEWTCVAPVWVRGGDVRLQQVVMNLVSNAVDAMGDSPQKTLMIEVTDGDPVSLVVTDTGPGIADPDKMFDPFYTTKEVGAAQGMGLGLSISYGLIQSFGGKIKGANRPAGSGGGAQFTIELTRAGREHEATLR; from the coding sequence ATGATGACCGCACCTGATCCGCACCAGCCGATAGCTGCCAAAGCGCCCGCGCCACGCCGCGCGGGACTTGCCGTTGTGTTCGCACTGGCAGCGGCCGTGTTCGGGGCGGCGGTCTATGAATTCGCCTACCGCGCGGAACTCGATCAGGCGGCGGCGCGCGGGCGGTCTGATCTGGCATTGGCCTCGGACCGGTTGACGACCGGATTGCAGCGTTACCGCGAACTCGCCGTGTTTCTGGCCGATCACCCGACGACGCTGACCACCATTCTGGAGGGCGGAAATGCGCGCTCACAGGTCGAGGCGGCAGATGCGCTATTGCTGAGTATGGCGGATAAAACCGGGGCGAAATCAATCTCCATCGTGTCACGCAAGGGGTATGTTCTGGCCGACACGGGCGATGCGATCCGGCTATCGTCGGGGGCGACAGTGGCGTTTAAACGTGCGCTGGACGGTGCGCTTGGGGTTGCGCATTACGTTGATGACGCGGGGCGGCGGCGTTTTATGTTTGCAGCGCCTGTTTTTTATCCGGGCGGTGCCTCGCGGGGGGCGGTTCTGGTGAGCGTCGATGTGGGTGAATTGGAATGGTCGTGGCCGACAGACCCCTCAGCCACATATTTTACCGATCGGGCGGGCGTGGTGTTTGTCGCCAACCGTGGCGAATTGGTTTTGCGGGGCGGGATCGGGGGCGATTTGCCGGTCATTCGCGCGCGCATCACAAGTGGCCACGAGGTGTTCGATCTGGATGCGGGGCCGTATATCCCATCGCGCGCGCTGCATTTGACGCAATCGCTTCCGGTGATCGAGTTGACAGGGGAGTTGTTGTTGGATCTCGCGCCGGTGCGTGCCCTCGCGAGACTACAGTCGGGATTTGCAACGGCTTTATTCTTGACGTTTGGCGCATTTGCATGGGTTGCGATGGAGCGCAGACGGACCTTGGCGGAGGCCAATTCGCGTCTTGAGGCGCGGGTCGCCAAACGCACACATGCCTTAGAGGCGGCCAACCGCGAGTTGAAACGCGAGATCACGGAACGCGAAGAGACAGAGGCGCGCCTCAAACGCGCTCAAGCCGATCTGGTACAGGCGGGCAAACTGTCGGCGCTGGGTGAAATGTCGGCGGGGATCAGTCACGAACTCAACCAACCGCTTATGGCCATTCGGTCTTTTGCCGAAAATGCACAGGCGTTTTTGGAACGTGAGCGTGCGGATGAGGCGGCGCAAAATCTTGGTCGGATTTCCGAACTGGCGCGCCGCATGGGGCGGATCATCAAAAACCTGCGGGCCTTTGCGCGTCAGGAAAACGAGGCGATTACAGATGTCGATCTTTGCGCGGTGATCGATGCCACCCTAGAGATGACAGGGGCCAAAATTGCCGCCGCAGGTGTCACGGTCGAGTGGACTTGCGTGGCACCCGTTTGGGTGCGTGGCGGAGATGTGCGCCTGCAACAGGTGGTGATGAACCTTGTGTCCAATGCGGTCGATGCGATGGGCGATAGCCCCCAAAAAACGCTCATGATTGAGGTGACGGATGGTGATCCCGTTTCACTTGTCGTCACGGATACCGGTCCGGGCATTGCCGATCCTGACAAAATGTTTGATCCGTTTTACACCACCAAGGAGGTGGGCGCCGCACAGGGCATGGGGCTTGGCCTATCGATCTCCTATGGGTTGATCCAATCCTTTGGCGGCAAGATAAAAGGCGCAAATCGCCCTGCGGGCAGTGGCGGTGGCGCGCAGTTTACAATCGAATTGACCCGTGCGGGTCGCGAACATGAGGCGACATTGCGATGA